A window of Variovorax paradoxus EPS genomic DNA:
GCGCTACCGGCACATCGAATACCCGCCGGTCTCCAGATGAAAGTGGTCCCTGTGCGCCGCGTTGTAGTCGGGACCCAGCACGCCGTCGAAGAACCGGCAGGCGCCTCGATGCGCATCGCGCAAAAACAGGTCTTCCGGATCGCCCTTGCCCGACCAGTCGCGCCGCACCGTGATGCGGCGGCCATCGGCGAGCGTCAGGCCGGCCACGTCGAACGCATCCGCCGTCGCGTGCCGGCTGCGCGAGGCGCCAGGCACAGCGCCTTCACCCCGATTCACGTTGCGGCACGCATAGCTCCCCAGATGCTCGATGGCCACCACCGGCTCGCCGAAGCGCTGCTTCGCGGCCGGCTGCAGCGCGTGCTTCTCCCACATGAAGAAGGACAGCGCCATCGGGCAGCTCAGCGAAGGCGATGTGCCCAGGCGCACCCCGGCCGAGCGCAGGCGAACGGCATTCTCGAAGCCGCAGCCTTCGCCTGTCACGCGATCGGGCAGCAGGTCGTATTGCATGCCGGTTCGTGCGAGCGCAGCGAGGCAGCGCGTCGGTTCGCGGCGGGCGCGTGCGAGCTTGAAGCCGGTGAGCCAGTCGGGCTCGGCCATCACGTCGAGGGGCGCCCATGGATTGAAGCGCTCTGGAATGTCGACCGCGCCTGTCAGCACCGCCCACGCGCCCGCTGCAAGCGCTGCGCACAACGACATGCCGGCCCACAGGCCGCGGCGCGATGAAGGCGCGGAAGGTGCGGGCAGGGGGCCGCCTTCAGTGGCCGGCCGGAGGTCCGCGTCGGACGCCCCGGAAAGTGCCCGCTATCGACGGGCGGCCGTCGGGGGCGCCGCCGAACTCGGCGCGGCCGCCGTGCGCGCGGGCAATGCCGTGCAGCAGCAGCCGGCGGCGCACGCTAGAGAGCGCTGTGTCGGGCCGGTCGCAGCCGTGCGGTTCAGGCGATGCGCCGCCCGCGCAGACCGCGACGCGGAACAGGTCGCCTGCCACCTCGCTGACGACGATCACCCGCGCCGGCAGCCCCGAACCGGCGAGTTCCTCGAACGCGAGGTTCAGGAACTGCGCGATGCGCGCCGGGTCGCCGCGGCAGTCGCCGTCGCCCAGCCGGTCGTGCTCGAAGACCGTGCTGGCGGTAAAGGGCGCTTCGGCGTCGTCGATCGCCCGCCGGACCACCTCGTGCAGCGAAAAACGCTGCGTGGCGATCACGAGGTCCTTGCCCGCCGCGATCCGGCAGACGTCCGCCAGTTCCTCGGACCGCTCGATCGCACGGTCCGCCGCATGGTCCACATGGGCGAGCACCGCGTCGGGCTGCTGCCGATCGCCCCGGCGCGCAAGCAGTTCGATGCCCAGGCGGATGGCGGACAGCGAGTTGCGCACGTCGTGTACCGCAGCGCCGATCACGCGATCGAAGTCTTCCGTCGGCATCTGCGGCGCCTGGGCAGGCCCTGCCTGCAAGGGTCTCAGCGCATGCGCCGGAGCTGACCAATTCGACAGCGCCCATTCGACCGTCGACTGGCGCATGCCGACAGCGCGAGAGGGTGCCGGCGGCGCGGCGGGCGTGCATGGGATCAAGCGCGAATCCTCGTGCGGCGGCGTGTCAGGCATGGCGTTTCTCTGCAGGCCGTGGGGTGGTTCCGGAGCGCCGTCGCCGGCCGGTCCGTGATATCGAATGCCCGGACGGCAGGGGCCAGCGCATCGAGGCGCCATGGTGCTTGCTCGGCTGCCGGCGCGATGTCAGGTTTTGCAACACCGCTTGTAGGCGCATGCCGCGCCTGGGCACGGCGGCGTCATGCCGCGTCCTTCTGCATGAAGACACTCAGCGGATCTTCCGGATACCGCCCGAAGCGTTCGCGCCGCGCGTACCCCGAGCGCGCATAGAACGACAGCGCCGCCGGTTGGCTCACGCCCGTCTCCAGCCTGAACATCGCACAGCCCCGGGCCATCGCTTCCCCTTCTAGAAACGCCAGCAACTTGTCGGCGATGCCTTGCCCGCGGTTCTCCGGCCGCACGTACATCCGCTTCAACTCGCCATATTCAGGCTCGATGACGATGGCCGCACAGCCGATCGCCGTACCTGCTTCATCGCGTGCCACCGCGAACAGCACATTGGCCGCCGACAGCGCCGCAATGTCGATGCCGTAATGGCTCTCCGGCGGATACAGCGGCTTCTGGAACGCATCGAGGTCGTCGATGAGTTGGATCACGTCGGGCTGGTCGGGGTTTTCAATGGCGATTCGCATCGGCCGATATTACTTAGCCGAGTTCGACAAAGCCCGACGCGCAAAGGGGTTCAATGCCCCGGCGAACAATGACCCAACGGCGTGCCGGTCGGCGCGTCGCTTCATTCATTCTTCGAAGGAGTAGCACTTTGGAATATCGTCATCTGGGCAAATCGGGCCTCAAGGTCCCCGTGTTGAGTTTCGGCACCGGCACGTTCGGGGGCAAGGGCGAGTTCTTCAGCGCCTGGGGCAGCACCGACGTGGCCGAGGCGCGCAAGCTCATCGACATCTGCATCGACGCGGGCGTCAACATGTTCGACAGCGCGGACATCTATTCCGACGGCGCCGCCGAATCGGTGCTCGGCGAAGCCATCAAGGGCCGGCCGCGCGACAAGCTCATCCTCTCGACCAAGGCCACGTTCCGCAACGGCCCGGGAGCGAACGAGGCGGGGTCGTCGCGCCACCATCTCGTGCGAGCGGTCGACAGTGCATTGAAGCGCTTGGGCACCGACTACATCGACCTGTTCCAGCTGCATGGCTTTGACGCGAGCACGCCCGTCGAAGAGACCGTGTCCACGCTCGACGATCTCGTGCGCGCGGGCAAGCTGCGCTATGTGGGCGCGTCGAATTTCTCGGGCTGGCATTTGATGAAGTCGCTGGCCGTGTCGGAGCGCTACGGCTACGCGCGCTACGTGGCGCACCAGGCGTATTACTCGCTGGTCGGCCGCGAATACGAGTGGGAGCTGATGCCGCTCGCCCAAGACCAGGGCGTGGGCGCCGTGGTGTGGAGCCCGCTGGGCTGGGGCCGGCTCACGGGCAAGATCCGCCGCGGCCAGCCGCTGCCCGCCAACAGCCGACTGCATGTGACGGCCGACATGGGCCCGCCGGTGGCCGACGAGCTGCTGTACCGCGTGGTCGATGCGCTGGAAAAAGTCGCCGGGGACATCGGCAAGACGGTGCCGCAGGTCGCGCTCAATTGGCTGCTGCAACGGCCGACGGTGTCGAGCGTGGTGGTCGGAGCGCGCGACGAAACGCAACTGCGCCAGAACCTCGGCGCGGTGGGCTGGAACCTCACGCCCGCGCAGGTCGCCGAACTCGACGCGGCCAGCGCGGTGACGCGGACTTATCCTTACTGGCACCAGCAGGGGTTTCTGGAGCGCAATCCGAATCCGGTCTAGGCAGGATTCAAACCGAGCACCCACTGCTTGAAGTGCTCGAGCGCCCCGGAGGCCGGACGGCCTTCGGGGTACGCGAAGTAATAGCCCTGCGGCACATCGAGGTGCCGGTCCACGGGAATCACCAGCTCGCCGGTGCGCAGCTCGTGCTCGATGAGGATGCGCGGTGCAAGGCCCACGCCCATGCCCGCAGCCGTCGCGGCCACCACCATCGTGAAGAGCTCATAACGCGGCCCGCGCGAGGCGTGCACCGTGTAGTCCCAGCCCTGCTGCGCATACCAGTCGCGCCACGCATGCGCGCGCGTGCTCAGGTGCACATGGCGGCAGCGCTCGAAGCCCGCTTCGTCCCACGCACCGTTGGCATCGCGAAAGGCCGGGCTGCAGATCGGCACCATCTCGCCCTCCGAAAAGATCAGCCCGCCGCGCGTGTTGGGCCAGAACTGGTCGCCGAAATAGATCGCCGCGTCGTAGGCGTTTTCTTGAAAGGAGAAGGGCTGCGAGCGCGCCGACAGGTTCACCGTGATGTTCGGATGCTGCCGGCTGAAATCGGGCAGCCGCGGAATGAGCCATTGCGTCGCGAAGGTCGGCACCACGGCCAGCTCCAGCACGAAGCCCATGTCGTGGCCGGCGCTGATCTCCAGCGTGTCGCGGCGGATCTGGTCGAGGTGCCGGCGGATGCGCGCCGCGTACTCGCGGCCCACGTCGGTGAGCGTCAGGCGCCTTCGCACGCGCGAGAAGAGCGGCACGCCTAGCCGTTGCTCCAGCATTGCCACCTGCCGCCCGACGGCGCTCTGCGTCAGCGCCAGCTCGGCCGCCGCGCGGGTGAAGCTCCCCAGCCGCGCCGAGGCCTCGAAGGCCTGCAGCGCGCCCAGGTTGGGAATGTCTTTTCTCATCGCGCTATTCTGCGGGGCGCGCGCCCCTCCCTGCGCGCGCGCAGCCAGGAAAGGCATTTCATGCGTCGAGTGGTGATCATCGGCGGCGGGGCCATCGGCTCGGCCATCGCCTATTTCCTGACCAAGGACCCGGAGGCCGAGCCCTTCGAGGTCACGGTGGTCGAGCGGGACTTCTCGTACAAGCAGGCCTCATCGGCGCTGTCGGCCAGTTCGATCCGGCAGCAGTTCTCCACCGCCATCAACATCGAGATGTCGCTCTACGGCATCGACTTCTTCCGGCACCTCGGCGAGACCTTGCGCGTCGGCGACGACGTGCCCGACATCGGCCTCGTCGAGCCCGGCTATCTGTACCTGGCCTCGCCGGCCGGTGTCGATGTGCTGCGCGAGAACCATGCGATGCAGAAGGCGCATGCGGTGGACGTGGCGCTGATGACGGCCGAAGAGCTGAAGGCGCGCTTCCCGTGGATATCGACGGAGGGCGTCGAACTCGCATCGCTGGGTCTTTCGGGCGAAGGCTGGTACGACGGCTACAGCCTGTTGCAGGCCTTCCGCAAGAAGGCCGCATCGCAGGGCGCGCGGTACGTGCAGGCGCACGCGACCGGACTTCGCCGCAAGGGCAGCACCGTGACCGGTGTGCAGCTCGACACCGGCGAGACGGTCGAAGCCGACATCGTCGTCAACGCCGCCGGCGCCTGGGCCGCGAAGGTAGCGGAGTGGGCCGGCATCGACCTGCCGGTGCGCGGCCGGCGCCGCAGCGTGTTCAGCTTCTCGTGCCCCGAGGCGCTGCCCGGCTGCCCGCTGGTCATCGACACCTCCGGCATCTGGCTGCGCCCCGAGGGCCGCCAGTTCATCTGCGGCTTCGCACCGTCCGCAGACCAGGACCCCGACGACGCGCCGCTCGATGTCGAGTACGCCGCGTTCGACGAACTCATCTGGCCCGCGCTCGCCGAGCGCATTCCCGCCTTCGAAGCCATCCGCATGACCGGCGCCTGGGCCGGCTACTACGAGATGAACCTGTTCGACCACAACGCGATCCTCGGCCTGCACCCGGACTGCGACAACCTGTACTTCGCCAACGGCTTCTCGGGCCATGGCTTGCAGCAGTGCCCGGCGGCGGGGCGCGGCATCGCGGAACTGATCCGCTTCGGCGAGTACCGCAGCCTCGACCTCTCGCCGGTTTCGTTCGCGCGGATTCTCGAGAACAAACCGCTGCTCGAGAAGAACGTGATCTGAAGAGGCGGTGTCGTCTCAGCGAGGAGCCAACGCCGTGAACGGCTCTTGCTGGCCCCGTGCGGACTGCCGCTCATTGAGCACGGCGACGAGCTTGCCGCAGAAGAACGGAAGGCCGAAACAGCGATTGCACTCGCGACAGCGAAGCGCTCATTCAATGTGGATCCCGTTGCCGTGGCAAAGCCGGCACTCAAGTCCAATGGGCTGGCCGGGCAACAGGAGCCGGCGGAAGCGCTGTCCTTCGCGCACTGGGCGATGGTCGAATCGTTCAGGAAGAAGAAGTTCGATCCGCTGTCCAGAAAGCTGTCGGTAAAACTCGCGTTCTTGTAGCTTGCCGAGACGCGAAGCTTCCGTGGGTTTCTCCGCCGTACCGTCGCCCGGGTCATCGCACAGGCAGCGAACCCCAGCAGTGTCGCGGCGCGCAGCGCGCTGGCGGCCGCGGCGCGCATCAAGGCCCTGAAGCCGGCAATGCGCCGGTTGCTGGCGTGTCTTGATTGCATCGGCATGTCAGGAGCCCTCCGCAATGGACAGCGTGACGGTGCGAGGCGCGCCACGCCGCCATGAACACGGTGCATCGGAAGTCGCGAATGCAAGTTGGCCCGTGATCACGTCGCGCTGCCGGCAGGTCTCGATGCCGGCGGTCATACGGGTTAACACCTAAATATGGTTGGAGAAAAACTTCTACATTCCATTTAAATGTACTTTGATGTCAAAGTACAAAAAATCAATGAAGATCCCGGCACCATGCAAAAAGCGGTGACAGTGAAGGCCTTGGCAGCGGCGTACGAGCAGCGCCACATCACGCCGACGGAGGTCGCCGAGCAGTGCTTGGCGCGCGCCGAAGAAACGCGTGGCGTGTTCACGCAGATCACCGCTGCGCACGCACGGGCGCAAGCGGAGCAATCGACTGCGCGGTGGCGGGCTGGCGCGCCGCTCGGTCCGCTGGATGGCGTGCCCCTGACCTGGAAGGACCTGTTCGACATCGAGGGCACGCCCACCACGGCGGGATCCGGGCTGCTCGCGCATGCAGCGCCGGCCGAGGCGGACGCAACGCTCGTGGCCCATGCCGAGGCTGCCGGCATGGTCTGCATAGGCAAGACCAACCTGAGCGAGTTCGCCTATTCGGGGTTGGGGCTGAACCAGGCTTTCGGCACGCCGGTCAACCCGGCTCTCGGGGTGCGCGCGCGGGCGCCGGGCGGCTCTTCCTCGGGTGCGGCGCTGGCGGTTGCGCTCGATGTGGCGCCGATCGGCATCGGAACCGACACGGCCGGCTCGGTGCGAGTTCCGGCTGCCTTCAACGGTTTGATCGGCTATCGGGCCAGCAGGCATCGTTACGCGATGACGGGCGTGTTCGCGCTCGCGCCCTCGTTGGACACCGTCGGCCCTCTCGCACGCTCGGTCGAAGATTGCATCCTCATGGACGCGGTGCTCCAGGGCGGGCGCGGGAACGAAGGGCGCGAGGCGTTCGCCGGCACTGTCGATGAAGCCCGGCGTCTCCTCGCACAGCAGACCTTCGTGGTCGACCCGCGAATCCTGGAGAGCGACGGCGTCAGCGCCGCGGTGCGCAACAACCTGCTGGCGCAGATGCAGCAGCTTCGCGAAGCGGGCGCGGCGGTCGAGCACAGGGCGCTTTCCAGCCTGCACCGGACGCAAGCCCTGGTCGACAGCCACGGCTGGCTCGGTGCCTATGAAGCATTCGCCATGCATCAAGCACGGCTCGACGGACCGCAGGCAAAAGACATGGATCCGCGCGTGCGCCGCCGTCTCGAAGCGGCGCGCCATTTCACCGCCGCCGGCTATCTGCACCTGCGCTGGGAGCGGCCGCTCTTGATGTCGCTGTTCGAGCGCGAACTGGGCGGCGCGACCCTGGTGCTTCCCACCACCGCGCACACCGCACCGCTGCTGCAACCGCTGCAGGACGACGACGCGCTCTTCGCCAGCACCAACCTCGCGACGCTGCGCCTGACGATGCCTGGCAGCTTTCTCGACACGCCCGCGCTGTCGATGCCCAGCGGCTTCGAGCGCGTGCGCGCACCCGATGCCACCACCGACGCGCTCCCCACCGGCATGCAGCTGATGCGTCCGCGGGGAGACGACCTGCGGCTTCTGCAGATTGCTTTTGCGCTGGAGCAAGTGTTTTCCTCAACCAACTTCAAGGAGTGAATGACCATGACCAAGGAAATCTTCGTAACGTTCGGAGTCGACGTGGACGCCGTCGGCGGCTGGCTCGGTTCGTATGGCGGCGAGGACTCGCCCGACGACATCTCTCGCGGCATGTTCGCCGGCGAGGTGGGCTCGCCGCGTTTGCTGAAGATGTTCAAGAAGTACGGCCTGACCACCACGTGGTTCGTGCCTGGCCACTCGGCCGAGACCTTTCCCGATCAGATGAAGGCCGTGGTCGACGCCGGCCACGAGCTGGGCATTCACGGCTACAGCCACGAGAACCCGATCGCGATGACGCCCGAGCAGGAAGAGGCCGTGCTCGACAAGAGCATCGACGTCATCACCCGGCTCGCGGGCAGGGCGCCGACCGGCTACGTGGCGCCATGGTGGGAGTTCAGCCCCATCACCAACGAGCTGCTCATCAAGAAGGGCATCAAGTACGACCACAGCCTGATGCACAACGACTTCCATCCGTACTACGTGCGCGTGGGCGACAAGTGGACCCGCATCGACTACAGCAAGCACCCGGACACGTGGATGAAGCCGCTGGAGCGCGGCACCGAAACCTCGCTGGTCGAGATCCCGGCCAACTGGTACCTGGACGACCTGCCGCCGATGATGTTCATCAAGAAGTCGCCCAACAGCCACGGCTTCGTGAACCCGCGCGACATCGAGCAGATGTGGCGCGACCAGTTCGACTGGGTCTACCGCGAGCACGACTACGCGGTGTTCCCGATCACGATCCATCCCGACGTGTCCGGCAGGCCGCAGGTGCTGCTGATGCTCGAACGGCTGATCGAGCATTTCAAGGCCCACGACGGCGTGCGCTTCATGACCTGCGACCAGATCGCGGACGACTTCCTGCGCCGCAGTCCGCGCGGATGAATCAGCGGCACTGCATCGCACCACCTACAGAAAACGAACAACAGCCATGAACGCCTCTACGCCTCCTCATGCCGCCGCGGCCGCCGCGCAGGCAGCCGCCGCCACCACCTGGACGCCGCCCGTCGTCACAAAGAAGCAGGTCAACTACGCCACCTGGGTCTGCTTCTTCGCCTGGGTCTTCGCCGTCTACGACTTCATTCTTTTCGGCACCTTGCTGCCGAGGCTCGGCGATCATTTCAAGTGGACCGCGGACCAGCAGACCAACCTCAACACCTGGGTCACGCTGGGCACGGTCATCGTCGCGTTCGGCATCGGCCCCATTGCCGACAAGCTGGGCCGGCGCAAGGGCATCATCATTGCCGTCGCCGGTGCTGCGCTGTGTTCGGGCCTGACGGCCTTTGCGGGCTGGGTGATCGGCGTGTCGGCCGGGGTGGGCTTCGTGTTGCTGATCCTGGTGCGCTCGTTGGCTGGCCTCGGCTACGCAGAGCAAAGCATCAACGCCACCTATCTCAGCGAACTGTTTTCCCTGGTGCACACCGACCCGGCCGCGACAAAGCGGCGCGGCTTCATCTACTCGCTGGTGCAAGGCGGATGGCCGGTCGGCGCGGTGCTTACCGCCGTGCTGGTGGCGGCGCTCTACCCGTTGGGCGAGCGCTGGTTCGGCCCGGGCGGCGGCTGGGCGCTGTCCTTCGTGTTCGCCATGTTCCCCGCCGTCGTGATCGCGATCCTCGGGCGCAGGCTGGTCGAGACACCGCAGTTCCTGACCAGCAAGCGCATCGCGCAGTTGCAGCATGAAGGGCGTACGGACGAGGCGCAACGGCTCGCGCATGCGCAAGGCGTCGACCTGGCCGCACGGCACCACACCGGCATCTCCGCGATGTTCAAGGGTGTCTCGCTGCGGCCGACGCTGTCGCTGGCGCTGGCCTTCTTTCTCAACTGGTTCGCCATCGTGATCTTCGCCGTGCTGGGCACATCGGTGCTCGGCGGGTCAGGCGGCACGCCGGGCAAGGGCATCGATTTTTCCAATGCCCTGCAGGTGCTGATCCTGTCCAACCTGGCCGGCTTTCTCGGCTACATGTTCCACGGCTGGCTGGGCGACCGCATCGGACGCCGCACCGCTGTCGCCATCGGATGGGTTCTTGGCGGCATGGCGTTCTACATGATGCTGCAGGCGCCGCAGGGCGATTTCTGGCGCATCGTGCCGCTGTATTCGCTGGGCCTGTTCTTCCTGATCGGACCGTATGCCGCAGTGCTGTTCCTGGTCGGCGAGAGCTTTCCGAGCCACATCCGAGCCACCGCCGGATCGTTCGTCAATGCCATGGGGCAGGTGGGCGCCATCGCGGCCGGCTTCGGCGTGACCTACACGCTCTCGCACGGTGCCGACTGGGTGCAGGCGGCCGTCTATTGGGGCGCGGTGCCCTGCATCATTTCGGGTGTGGTGATGATGCTGGTGCCGCACGTCGATCCGAAGTCCGTCAAGTAAGGAGCGCGCGACATGATTTCATCGACATCAGGGTCGGGCAGGGTGGCGCTGGTCACGGGCGCCGCGAGTGGCATCGGCCAGGCCTTGGCGGTGGCTTACGCGCAGGTGGGCGTGGCGGTGGTGGGCGGCTATTTCCCGGGCGATCCGCACGACCCGGCGCAGACCGAGCGCCTGGTTGCCGAGGCCGGCGGACGTTGCGCCATGGTGGCGGTCGACGTGGGCGATACAGAGCAGGTCGAGCGCTTCGCGCAGGCGGCCATCGAGCGCTTCGGGCGCATCGACCATGCCGTCGCCAACGCCGGCTTGCTGCGCCAGTCGCCGCTCACGGCCATGAGCGATGCGCAATGGATGGATGTGATCAACGTCGACCTGAGCGGCGTCATGCGCACCTTTCGCGCCGCCGCGCGCCACATGAGCGATGGCGGCTCGATGGTCGCGGTGTCGTCGATTGCCGGCGGCGTGTACGGGTGGGAGAACCATGTGCACTACTCGGCCGCGAAGTCGGGCGTCACCGGCCTGTGCCGTGCGGTGGCCATGGAGCTGTCACCGCGCGGCATCCGCTGCAATTGCGTGATCCCCGGGTTGATCGAGACGCCGCAGTCGCTGGACCCCGTCAACTCGCTGGGGCCCGATGGTTTGAAGCAGGCGGCCACCGGCATTCCGCTCGGGCGGGTCGGAAAGGCACGCGAAGTCGCGGCGCTGATCCGTTTTCTGACCGGCGACGACGCGTCGTACATCACCGGTCAATCGGTGATCGCGGACGGTGGCCTGACCGTGCGCTGGCCCGACTGAAACCTGAGCGACCTCCTATGAATCAAGCACTTCTGCAGGGACGGCGCGCCGTGGTGACCGGTGCCGGCAGCGGCATCGGCGCCGCCATCGCGCTGGCCTATGCGCAAGCCGGCGCCCACCTGTTGCTGGCCGACCTCGACCGCGCGCGGGTGGAGGACGTGGCACGCCGCTGCCGCGACGCAGGCGGCCGCGTCGAGATCGTGGTGGGCGACATCAGCGACGAAGCCGTGGCGAACCGCGCCATCGATGCCTGCGTGCAGGCCCTGGGCGGCATCGACATCCTGGTCAACAACGCCGGCATGCTGACCCAGTCGCCGTGCGCGAGCATGTCCACGCAGATGTGGGACGACATGCTGCGCGTCGACCTGCGCAGTGTGTTTCTCTGCGCGCGCAGGGCCATTCCCCACATGACCGCGCAACGCTGGGGACGCGTGATCAACGTGGCCTCTCAGCTGGGCATCAAGGGCGGTGTGGAGCTGTGCCACTACGCCGCTGCCAAGGCGGGCGTGATCGGCTTCACCAAGTCGCTGGCGCTGGAGATGGCGCCGGCCAACGTGCTGGTCAACGCCATTGCACCAGGCCCGATCGCAACGCCGCTGGTGGACGGCATCAGCGCCGAATGGAAGCGGGCCAAGGAAGCCAGTCTTCCCCTGGGCCGCTTCGGGCGCGCGGAAGAGGTGGCGCCGACGGCCGTGTTGCTTGCGTCCGACCCCGGTGGCAACCTGTACGTGGGCCAGACGCTGGGTCCGAATTCCGGCGACGTGATGCCCTGAAAAAAAGGCGAACCACCATGTGCGGAATGTGCGGGTTGTTGCAAGGTGCGTCGCACTGGAGCCACGCGGCCGCCGGCTCTGTGCAGGGGCGGCGGCAGCGCCTGCTCCAGATCGCGCGGGCCAATCGGTTGCTGAAGCTGTTCAGGCTGGAGCTGCAGGACTTTCATGGGCAGTCGTATGTGCTGCTCGGGCCTACGGGCGCCAGCGTGTTGGTGCCCGATTTCAGCGTGCTCTGGGGCGCGGCCGAGCAACTGCTGGGGCGCACCATCGATCCGTTGGCCATGCCCTGGCCCGCGCAGAACGCGAACCGGGACGCGCCATGACGGAAGTCGGCTTCGACGTGCTGCCCGTCGGCATCCTCACCGGCTTTCTCGGCAGCGGAAAGACCACGCTGCTGCGGCGCTGGCTGCACGGCAGCAGCGCGGGAGACACGGCAGTGCTCATCAACGAGTTCGGCGACGTCGGGCTCGATCACCTGCTGGTCGGCTCCATCGATGCCGACACCGTGCTGCTCGACAACGGCTGCATCTGCTGCTCGATCCGGGGCGAGCTCAAGGACGCGCTCATGCGTCTTTTCTCGCGCCGCCAGCGCGGGGAACTGCCGGCGTTTCGCCGCGTGGTGATCGAGACCACAGGCCTCGCGACCCCCGGTCCGGTGCTGGCGACGCTGCTGGGCGATGCGCAGCTGCGTCATCACTTCCGGCCGGCCTTTGTTTCGACGGTGATCGATGCGGTGCATGCCGGGCACCAGCAGGCATCGCATCCCGAATGGATCGCGCAGGTCGCGGCGGCCGATACGCTGTGGCTCAGCAAGACAGACCTGGTGAACACGGAGCAGGCGACTGCGTTGCGCGCCACACTGGAAAGGCTCAACCCCCTGGCGCGCCAGCTGGAAGCACCGACAGGACCGACACCATGGCACGACGACCTCGCGCATGAATCTTCCGACGACACGGCAAGATGGATTGCGCGCGTGAGCGCGGGCACGATGCGAGCCCGATCCGGCGAGAAACCTGCACCCGCGCGCCTGGGCGGCGACCACGCGCAGCACATGGCGCAAACGCAGGCGACTTCTTTTTGCATGGTGTTCGAGCGACCCATCGAATGGTTCATGCTCACCGTCTGGCTGACTCTCCTGGTGCATCGGCATGGCGATCGCCTGCTGCGCATCAAGGGGCTGCTGGGCATCGCGGCCGATGGATTCGCGCACGGGCAGCCCACGGTTTTGCATGGCATCGGGCATTTGATGCATCCTCCGGAACACCTCGAGGCTTGGCCCGACGAAGATCGCCGCTCCCGGCTGGTGTTCATCACACAGGGTTTGTCCGAGGAAGCCGTGACCGCGTCGTGGCGGGCGTTCGAGTGCTTCTACGCGCCGGCCG
This region includes:
- a CDS encoding MFS transporter; the protein is MNASTPPHAAAAAAQAAAATTWTPPVVTKKQVNYATWVCFFAWVFAVYDFILFGTLLPRLGDHFKWTADQQTNLNTWVTLGTVIVAFGIGPIADKLGRRKGIIIAVAGAALCSGLTAFAGWVIGVSAGVGFVLLILVRSLAGLGYAEQSINATYLSELFSLVHTDPAATKRRGFIYSLVQGGWPVGAVLTAVLVAALYPLGERWFGPGGGWALSFVFAMFPAVVIAILGRRLVETPQFLTSKRIAQLQHEGRTDEAQRLAHAQGVDLAARHHTGISAMFKGVSLRPTLSLALAFFLNWFAIVIFAVLGTSVLGGSGGTPGKGIDFSNALQVLILSNLAGFLGYMFHGWLGDRIGRRTAVAIGWVLGGMAFYMMLQAPQGDFWRIVPLYSLGLFFLIGPYAAVLFLVGESFPSHIRATAGSFVNAMGQVGAIAAGFGVTYTLSHGADWVQAAVYWGAVPCIISGVVMMLVPHVDPKSVK
- a CDS encoding CobW family GTP-binding protein, translating into MTEVGFDVLPVGILTGFLGSGKTTLLRRWLHGSSAGDTAVLINEFGDVGLDHLLVGSIDADTVLLDNGCICCSIRGELKDALMRLFSRRQRGELPAFRRVVIETTGLATPGPVLATLLGDAQLRHHFRPAFVSTVIDAVHAGHQQASHPEWIAQVAAADTLWLSKTDLVNTEQATALRATLERLNPLARQLEAPTGPTPWHDDLAHESSDDTARWIARVSAGTMRARSGEKPAPARLGGDHAQHMAQTQATSFCMVFERPIEWFMLTVWLTLLVHRHGDRLLRIKGLLGIAADGFAHGQPTVLHGIGHLMHPPEHLEAWPDEDRRSRLVFITQGLSEEAVTASWRAFECFYAPAALPAGVFPS
- a CDS encoding SDR family NAD(P)-dependent oxidoreductase, which translates into the protein MISSTSGSGRVALVTGAASGIGQALAVAYAQVGVAVVGGYFPGDPHDPAQTERLVAEAGGRCAMVAVDVGDTEQVERFAQAAIERFGRIDHAVANAGLLRQSPLTAMSDAQWMDVINVDLSGVMRTFRAAARHMSDGGSMVAVSSIAGGVYGWENHVHYSAAKSGVTGLCRAVAMELSPRGIRCNCVIPGLIETPQSLDPVNSLGPDGLKQAATGIPLGRVGKAREVAALIRFLTGDDASYITGQSVIADGGLTVRWPD
- a CDS encoding SDR family NAD(P)-dependent oxidoreductase yields the protein MNQALLQGRRAVVTGAGSGIGAAIALAYAQAGAHLLLADLDRARVEDVARRCRDAGGRVEIVVGDISDEAVANRAIDACVQALGGIDILVNNAGMLTQSPCASMSTQMWDDMLRVDLRSVFLCARRAIPHMTAQRWGRVINVASQLGIKGGVELCHYAAAKAGVIGFTKSLALEMAPANVLVNAIAPGPIATPLVDGISAEWKRAKEASLPLGRFGRAEEVAPTAVLLASDPGGNLYVGQTLGPNSGDVMP